A window of the Isosphaera pallida ATCC 43644 genome harbors these coding sequences:
- the meaB gene encoding methylmalonyl Co-A mutase-associated GTPase MeaB: MSGPSSIAPGFVPPPRPPRLPLEQWVERVRAGDRNALSRAITLMESTRPADRIEAQRFLDRIMPDTGRAYRIGLTGTPGAGKSTLIESWGQMLINRGHKVAVLAVDPSSWRSGGSLLGDKTRMPGLAASPHAYIRPSPSARTLGGVGAKTRETLLLCEAAGFDVVVVETVGVGQSEAVVAELTDTLVVLLIAGAGDSLQGIKRGVLELADVLVINKADGDNLSRARQAAAQLRAAVKLLHPPPADADNISDRPGADGVWLPPVLTLSAATGTGLDEFWATLQHHRHYLNQQGRLEKLRAGQAVRWMWSMVREGLNQYLQNHPRARQVAHQVEVEVEQGRLTPNAAATAILAAAGLTP; encoded by the coding sequence ATGTCCGGGCCCTCCTCAATCGCGCCGGGATTCGTCCCGCCTCCGCGGCCGCCGCGCCTTCCCCTGGAACAATGGGTCGAGCGGGTCCGGGCGGGCGATCGCAACGCTCTGAGCCGGGCCATCACCCTCATGGAATCGACCCGCCCCGCCGATCGCATTGAAGCGCAACGGTTTCTCGATCGCATTATGCCGGACACTGGGCGCGCTTATCGGATTGGGTTGACCGGGACCCCCGGCGCGGGGAAAAGCACCCTCATTGAATCATGGGGTCAAATGCTGATCAATCGCGGACACAAAGTGGCGGTGTTGGCGGTCGATCCGTCGAGTTGGCGATCCGGTGGCAGTCTGCTGGGCGACAAGACCCGGATGCCCGGTCTGGCTGCCTCGCCCCACGCCTACATCCGACCCTCCCCCAGCGCGCGGACCCTGGGCGGCGTCGGAGCCAAAACCCGCGAAACCCTCCTGCTGTGCGAGGCAGCCGGGTTTGACGTGGTGGTGGTCGAAACCGTCGGCGTCGGCCAGTCGGAGGCGGTGGTGGCCGAATTGACCGACACCCTGGTGGTGTTGCTCATCGCCGGAGCCGGCGACTCGTTGCAGGGCATCAAGCGAGGCGTGTTGGAATTGGCGGATGTGTTGGTCATCAACAAAGCCGACGGCGACAATCTCTCCCGCGCCCGTCAAGCCGCCGCTCAACTTCGCGCGGCCGTCAAGCTGCTTCACCCCCCCCCCGCCGACGCCGACAACATCTCGGACCGTCCGGGGGCCGACGGGGTTTGGTTGCCCCCCGTGTTGACTCTCAGCGCCGCGACCGGAACCGGTCTGGACGAGTTCTGGGCGACCTTGCAACACCATCGCCACTACCTCAACCAACAAGGACGCTTGGAAAAACTCCGAGCCGGTCAGGCGGTGCGTTGGATGTGGTCAATGGTGCGGGAGGGCTTGAATCAGTATCTCCAGAATCATCCTCGGGCCCGTCAGGTCGCCCATCAGGTCGAGGTGGAGGTCGAGCAAGGGCGGCTCACCCCCAACGCCGCGGCCACGGCAATCCTGGCGGCCGCGGGGTTGACCCCCTGA
- the scpA gene encoding methylmalonyl-CoA mutase, with protein sequence MTPSSSSCPPANSTHPDLTAISWDQVAARMRLDPSASSEALVSWRTRVETLSGQPVERLAWPSAEGIVIPPLATAADLDGIDHLDSLPGFPPYVRGPYATMYANRPWTVRQYAGFSTAEESNAFYRRNLAAGQKGLSIAFDLPTHRGYDSDNPRVVGDVGMAGVAVDSILDMRILFDRIPLDRMSVSMTMNGAVLPVLALYIVAAEEQGVRPDQLSGTIQNDILKEFMVRNTYIYPPEPSMRIIADIFRYTSKYMPKFNSISISGYHMQEAGATADLELGYTLADGLEYLRIGVDAGLNIDEFAPRLSFFWAIGMNTFMEIAKLRAARLLWARLVQKFQPRDPKSLALRTHSQTSGWSLTARDVYNNVVRTCIEAMAATQGGTQSLHTNSLDEALALPTDFSARIARNTQLFLQEETDTDTFIDPWGGSYFVERLTADLAKRAWGHLVEIEAAGGMAKALEAGIPKTRIAEAAARTQAKIDSGAQVVVGVNRFKPTGEEAIQVLKVDNSAVREAQVRRLEQLRAQRDPEKVRQALEALTQAAASGQGNLLELTVAAARAQATVGEMSDALERVFGRHRAEFQEVRGVYAREIGENSDAIARVRAKAEAFEAHEGRRPRILVAKLGQDGHDRGQHVIATAFADLGFDVDVGPLFQTPEEAARDAVDQDVHIVGVSSLAAGHLTLVPAIRRALNDLGRPDILIVVGGVIPPQDYEPLRQAGVAAIFGPGTVVSEAASELIDLLEAQRRVSPTE encoded by the coding sequence GTGACCCCTTCTTCTTCCTCCTGCCCGCCCGCCAACAGCACCCACCCTGATTTGACCGCGATCTCCTGGGATCAGGTCGCCGCGCGGATGCGTCTGGACCCCTCCGCCTCCTCTGAGGCTCTGGTGTCATGGCGTACGCGGGTCGAGACCCTCAGCGGCCAACCCGTCGAGCGTCTGGCCTGGCCCTCGGCCGAAGGGATTGTGATCCCCCCCCTAGCCACCGCCGCCGACCTGGACGGGATCGACCACCTCGACTCGCTGCCCGGCTTCCCGCCCTACGTGCGCGGTCCCTACGCCACCATGTACGCCAACCGCCCCTGGACCGTCCGCCAGTACGCCGGGTTCTCGACGGCCGAGGAATCCAACGCCTTCTACCGCCGTAACCTCGCTGCCGGTCAAAAAGGACTCTCCATCGCCTTCGACCTGCCCACCCACCGCGGCTACGACTCGGATAACCCGCGCGTCGTCGGCGACGTGGGCATGGCAGGGGTCGCCGTCGATTCGATTCTGGATATGCGGATTTTGTTCGATCGCATCCCGCTCGACCGCATGAGCGTCTCCATGACCATGAACGGCGCGGTGCTGCCGGTCCTGGCGCTTTACATCGTCGCTGCCGAGGAACAAGGGGTTCGGCCCGACCAGCTTTCCGGCACGATTCAGAACGACATCCTCAAAGAGTTCATGGTCCGCAACACCTATATTTATCCACCCGAGCCCTCGATGCGGATCATCGCCGACATTTTCCGCTATACTTCCAAGTATATGCCGAAGTTCAACAGTATATCGATCAGCGGTTACCATATGCAGGAGGCCGGAGCCACTGCCGACCTTGAATTGGGCTACACCCTGGCCGACGGTTTGGAGTATCTGCGTATCGGCGTGGACGCCGGACTGAATATCGACGAGTTCGCGCCCCGGCTGTCCTTCTTCTGGGCGATTGGCATGAACACCTTCATGGAGATCGCCAAGCTGCGGGCCGCTCGCTTGCTTTGGGCGCGGTTGGTCCAGAAGTTCCAGCCACGCGACCCCAAAAGCCTGGCGCTGCGGACCCACTCGCAAACCTCGGGCTGGAGCCTGACGGCCCGCGATGTGTACAACAACGTGGTGCGCACCTGCATCGAGGCGATGGCCGCCACCCAGGGCGGCACCCAAAGTCTGCACACCAACTCGCTGGATGAGGCCTTGGCGTTGCCCACCGACTTCTCGGCGCGGATCGCCCGCAACACCCAACTGTTCCTCCAGGAGGAAACCGACACCGACACTTTCATCGACCCCTGGGGCGGCTCTTACTTCGTGGAGCGTCTCACGGCCGATTTGGCCAAGAGGGCGTGGGGACATCTGGTCGAGATCGAAGCGGCCGGTGGCATGGCTAAGGCCCTGGAGGCGGGCATTCCCAAAACCCGGATCGCCGAGGCGGCCGCCCGCACCCAGGCCAAAATCGACTCGGGAGCGCAGGTGGTGGTCGGGGTCAACCGCTTCAAACCGACCGGCGAAGAGGCCATTCAGGTTCTCAAGGTGGATAACTCCGCGGTCCGCGAGGCTCAAGTGCGGCGTCTGGAGCAACTCCGCGCCCAACGTGATCCGGAGAAGGTTCGTCAGGCTCTGGAGGCGTTGACACAAGCGGCCGCCAGTGGCCAGGGGAATTTGTTGGAACTCACAGTCGCGGCCGCCCGCGCTCAGGCCACGGTGGGCGAAATGAGCGATGCGCTGGAAAGAGTGTTCGGACGCCATCGGGCCGAGTTTCAGGAAGTGCGTGGGGTCTACGCCCGCGAGATTGGCGAGAACAGCGACGCAATTGCGCGGGTTCGGGCCAAGGCGGAAGCGTTCGAGGCTCATGAAGGGCGTCGTCCCCGCATCTTAGTGGCCAAACTCGGTCAGGACGGTCACGACCGCGGCCAACACGTTATCGCCACCGCATTCGCCGATCTCGGCTTCGACGTGGATGTGGGGCCGCTGTTCCAGACCCCCGAGGAGGCGGCCCGCGACGCGGTGGATCAGGATGTCCATATCGTCGGTGTCAGTTCGCTGGCGGCTGGACACTTGACTTTGGTTCCGGCCATTCGTCGTGCCCTGAACGATCTCGGGCGGCCTGACATCTTGATCGTAGTCGGCGGTGTCATTCCCCCTCAAGATTACGAGCCGCTCCGTCAGGCCGGAGTCGCGGCAATCTTCGGGCCGGGAACGGTGGTCTCGGAAGCGGCCTCGGAGTTGATCGACCTGCTCGAAGCTCAGCGTCGAGTCAGCCCCACGGAGTGA
- a CDS encoding methylmalonyl-CoA mutase family protein, which yields MTTTTPRVTVTSDEPFDLRATFPPPSYEQWRSLAEAELKGAPFEKKLIQTVLEGIAIPALSTAQDWDGSGDPRGFPGSAPFLRGSDPLGSVINGWDIRADCQAPQVNEANRIILDELMNGATSIHLRFDAASASGLDPDDPRSSGLVGHDGVMIAHLGDLETVLATVRLDIAPIALDAGAGGFAASALFLALADRRGVDRAVLKGELGLDPLGSWARDGMLAGSLSQELDRLADLCAWTIRRTPHLRSIEVCSSPYHHAGADTAQDLAFTMATAVEMLRGLIDRGLDPTAAARQFVFSESLGCRFFKAIAKLRALRGLWAVLSECHGVRAEGRAARIHVRTSRRVLTTRDPWINMLRDVAACFAGAVAGVEAITTAPYDSAIGPPDDHARRIARNTQIILREESHLGRTLDPAGGSWSLERLTNTLAQRAWEILQEIERRGGMAACLQKGYVAELIDQAYTKRSRDIATRKEVITGVSDHPDFRELRLERPAPDQKALAREAVERLQAWRRALGTHDSQALTQALDHLARVARTPLNERRLGELTTAAIAAAQAGATLGQIHTHSLADPTPLTITPLAIHPAAEAFEELRDAADALTAARGGQRPRVFLATLGNTAQSLPRATYARNFFEAGGFETIEGPGGEDPETIAQAFRDSQAKIAVLCSSDPLYETLVERIAPVLKQNGARTLILAGAPGAREAKDRAAGVDRYIFIKCDVPRILRDLLIEEGAKL from the coding sequence ATGACAACGACCACCCCACGGGTGACGGTGACATCCGACGAACCGTTCGACCTCCGCGCCACCTTTCCGCCGCCCTCCTACGAGCAATGGCGGTCGTTGGCCGAGGCCGAACTCAAAGGCGCTCCGTTTGAGAAGAAACTGATTCAAACGGTTCTCGAAGGCATCGCCATTCCGGCGCTTTCCACTGCCCAGGACTGGGACGGCTCTGGGGATCCACGCGGGTTTCCCGGCTCCGCGCCGTTCCTGAGAGGATCGGACCCGTTGGGCAGCGTGATCAACGGTTGGGACATCCGCGCCGATTGCCAAGCGCCCCAGGTCAACGAGGCCAATCGGATCATTCTTGACGAGCTGATGAATGGGGCCACGTCGATCCATTTGCGGTTCGACGCGGCCTCCGCCTCGGGACTGGACCCCGACGACCCGCGTTCCTCCGGCCTGGTAGGTCACGACGGGGTCATGATCGCCCATCTGGGGGATTTGGAAACCGTCCTGGCCACGGTCCGCCTGGACATCGCGCCAATTGCTCTGGACGCGGGTGCCGGCGGCTTCGCCGCCTCGGCACTGTTTTTGGCGCTGGCCGACCGCCGGGGTGTCGATCGCGCGGTCCTCAAGGGAGAACTCGGGCTCGATCCCCTAGGATCCTGGGCCCGCGACGGGATGCTTGCCGGTTCCTTGAGTCAGGAACTGGACCGTTTGGCCGACCTTTGCGCCTGGACAATCCGCCGGACGCCACACCTGCGTTCGATCGAAGTCTGTTCCAGTCCTTATCACCACGCCGGGGCCGACACGGCGCAGGATTTGGCCTTCACAATGGCCACCGCCGTGGAAATGCTCCGCGGCCTGATCGACCGCGGGCTCGACCCCACCGCGGCGGCCCGGCAATTTGTCTTCAGCGAGTCGCTGGGCTGCCGCTTCTTCAAAGCCATCGCCAAGCTCCGAGCGCTGCGGGGGCTCTGGGCAGTGCTGAGCGAATGTCACGGCGTTCGCGCTGAGGGCCGCGCGGCCAGGATTCATGTGCGTACCTCGCGGCGGGTTCTGACCACCCGCGACCCGTGGATCAACATGCTGCGTGACGTGGCCGCCTGCTTCGCCGGAGCGGTGGCCGGGGTCGAAGCGATCACCACCGCGCCTTACGATTCGGCGATTGGTCCGCCTGACGATCACGCCCGCCGCATCGCTCGCAACACCCAAATCATCCTCCGCGAGGAGTCGCACCTGGGCCGGACCCTCGACCCGGCCGGGGGCTCCTGGTCGCTGGAGCGTCTAACCAACACGCTCGCTCAGCGCGCTTGGGAGATCCTCCAGGAGATCGAACGCCGTGGTGGTATGGCGGCGTGTCTTCAGAAGGGATACGTCGCCGAGTTGATCGACCAGGCGTACACCAAACGATCTCGAGATATCGCCACCCGCAAAGAGGTCATCACCGGGGTCAGCGACCACCCTGATTTCCGCGAACTTCGGTTGGAGCGACCCGCGCCCGACCAGAAGGCGTTGGCCCGCGAGGCGGTCGAACGTCTCCAAGCCTGGAGGCGGGCCCTGGGAACGCATGACTCCCAAGCCTTGACCCAAGCGCTGGACCATCTGGCCCGGGTCGCCCGGACCCCGTTGAACGAGCGACGATTAGGCGAGTTGACCACGGCCGCGATCGCCGCGGCCCAGGCGGGAGCGACGTTGGGCCAAATCCACACCCACTCGTTGGCCGATCCCACGCCGTTGACCATCACACCGCTTGCGATTCATCCAGCCGCCGAGGCGTTCGAGGAACTCCGCGACGCCGCGGACGCCTTGACCGCCGCCCGAGGCGGACAACGTCCCCGCGTCTTCCTGGCGACCCTGGGCAACACCGCCCAGTCGCTGCCCCGCGCCACCTATGCCCGCAACTTCTTCGAGGCCGGGGGCTTCGAGACCATCGAGGGACCGGGTGGGGAGGACCCCGAAACCATCGCCCAGGCATTCCGCGATTCCCAAGCCAAAATCGCCGTTCTTTGCTCAAGTGATCCGCTGTACGAAACCCTGGTGGAACGGATCGCCCCGGTGCTGAAACAGAACGGCGCGCGGACCTTGATCCTCGCCGGCGCGCCCGGCGCGCGCGAGGCCAAAGATCGAGCAGCGGGAGTGGATCGGTACATCTTCATCAAGTGCGACGTTCCCAGGATTCTTCGAGACCTCCTGATCGAGGAAGGAGCCAAGCTGTGA
- a CDS encoding succinate CoA transferase: protein MSVGTELSAGEAAAMIPHGSTVAFSGFTAAGAAKAVPRALAARAEAEHQAGRPFRLRVLAGASTGASVDETLARANAIAFRAPYQSSKTLRQQINRGEVEFVDMHLSHVAQQLGQGVYGAIDWAVIEATELTHDGKLYPTTSIGLSPTFCDLAARVVVELNQAHHPRLREMADIVTLPPPPHRGVIPIEQPLTKIGRPYIQVDPAKIVGVVRTNEPDEAVDLAPPDEVCRQIARHLVTFLLDQMAQGRLPADLPLQSGVGNVANAVLGELGESPDFPPFLMYTEVYQDALIELMRRGRCLGASASALAVSKAGLRTIYDEIDFFAPRIVLRPQEISNHPAVARQLGVIAMNTALEVDLYGHVNSTHVHGTDLMNGIGGSGDFERNAFLSFFMCPSVAKGGRISAIVPMCSHVDHNEHSVQIVVTEYGLADLRGVAPERRAELLIERCAHPAYRDYLRGYLAGARVGHLRHDLDRAFELHRNLIEHGAMLPGLTLSEAAS, encoded by the coding sequence ATGTCGGTTGGGACCGAGTTGAGCGCGGGTGAAGCCGCGGCCATGATCCCTCACGGCTCTACCGTGGCCTTCAGCGGGTTCACCGCCGCGGGGGCGGCCAAAGCGGTCCCCCGCGCCCTTGCCGCCCGCGCTGAGGCCGAACATCAAGCCGGTCGCCCCTTTCGATTGCGGGTCTTGGCCGGAGCCTCGACCGGAGCCAGCGTCGATGAGACGTTGGCCCGCGCCAACGCGATCGCGTTTCGCGCCCCCTATCAATCCAGCAAAACCTTACGCCAACAAATCAACCGCGGTGAGGTCGAATTCGTCGATATGCACCTGTCCCACGTGGCTCAGCAGCTGGGGCAAGGGGTCTATGGCGCGATCGACTGGGCCGTGATCGAAGCAACCGAATTGACCCACGACGGCAAACTTTACCCCACCACCTCGATTGGTCTGAGCCCCACCTTCTGCGACCTCGCCGCGCGGGTGGTGGTCGAACTCAACCAGGCCCATCACCCCCGGTTGCGGGAGATGGCCGACATCGTGACCCTCCCCCCGCCCCCCCATCGCGGGGTTATCCCAATCGAGCAACCCCTGACCAAAATCGGTCGGCCCTACATTCAGGTCGATCCCGCCAAGATCGTCGGCGTAGTGCGAACCAACGAGCCGGACGAGGCGGTGGATTTAGCACCCCCCGACGAGGTGTGCCGCCAGATCGCCCGCCATTTGGTCACCTTCCTGCTCGACCAAATGGCCCAAGGGCGGCTTCCCGCCGACTTGCCGCTCCAAAGCGGCGTCGGCAATGTCGCCAACGCCGTCTTGGGTGAACTGGGCGAATCCCCCGACTTTCCTCCCTTTTTGATGTACACTGAAGTTTATCAGGATGCATTGATCGAACTGATGCGTCGGGGACGCTGTCTGGGGGCCAGCGCCTCGGCGCTGGCGGTGAGCAAGGCGGGGCTTAGGACGATTTACGACGAAATCGATTTCTTCGCCCCGCGGATCGTGCTGCGGCCCCAGGAAATCTCCAACCACCCTGCCGTCGCCCGCCAACTCGGGGTCATCGCCATGAACACCGCGCTCGAGGTCGATCTCTACGGCCACGTCAACTCCACCCACGTCCACGGCACCGACCTCATGAACGGCATCGGCGGGTCGGGTGACTTCGAGCGCAACGCCTTCCTCAGCTTCTTCATGTGCCCGTCGGTCGCCAAGGGGGGACGCATCTCCGCGATTGTGCCAATGTGTTCGCATGTGGACCACAACGAGCATTCGGTGCAGATCGTGGTGACCGAATATGGTCTGGCCGATTTGAGGGGGGTGGCTCCTGAGCGCCGGGCTGAGTTGTTGATCGAGCGTTGCGCCCATCCGGCTTATCGGGACTACCTGCGAGGCTATCTAGCCGGAGCGCGGGTTGGCCACTTGAGGCACGATCTGGACCGCGCCTTTGAATTGCACCGCAATTTGATCGAACATGGAGCAATGCTCCCCGGTCTGACCCTCTCGGAGGCGGCTTCATGA